Proteins from a genomic interval of Osmia bicornis bicornis chromosome 11, iOsmBic2.1, whole genome shotgun sequence:
- the LOC114875802 gene encoding uncharacterized protein F21D5.5, whose product MNQAKSCYLKSNDETLKTVYLPNQKDVIVGRNPDTFITDTHCPRQQVRLCANYEEYKVIIEPIGKRNCGFNGFKTRKNAVYIGNHGDCLEILYGKYVYEVEFNPPPPKSHLPEKRSREAEICSKTEGISHKIPKIETDCIDDTEHTEQVEKTKEEKKHTKNTDGILKFLNRSKMTENTRCQVDEGVWESKDCGALLIYTSHGVEGRSKIAAYDMDGTLIKTKSGLVFPKDYDDWQLLYIDVPNKLKELHKNSYKIVIFTNQASIGSGKVNTNSFKNKLKNIVQRIGVPMQIFIATGNSIYRKPAPGMWQKLEEYNDSVPIDKDNSFYVGDAAGRIKNWAPGKKKDHSLADRLLALNLGLKFYTPEEHFRGHQQAQYILPAFNPTNLSSKEICTGSSLTSSSQEIILMVGCPGSGKSHFVRNHLSQYECVNRDNLGSWQKCVTVMEKHLTEKRSVVVDNTNPDSVSRQRYIEVAKRYNISVRCFIMSVNVDHAKHNNKFRELTDPSHAKINEIIINSYVKNYQPPTVDEGFTEIVHINFVPSFQKEEHQQLYEMYLLEH is encoded by the exons atgaACCAAGCTAAAAGCTGTTATTTAAAAAGCAATGATGAAACATTAAAGACAGTGTATTTGCCTAATCAAAAGGATGTCATTGTGGGCCGTAATCCAGATACATTTATTACAGATACACATTGCCCTAGGCAACAAG TAAGATTATGCGCAAATTATGAAGAGTACAAAGTCATTATTGAACCAATTGGAAAAAGAAACTGTGGTTTTAATGGCTTTAAAACAAGGAAAAATGCTGTATATATAGGCAACCATGGTGATTGCTTAGAAATACTATATGGAAAATATGTATACGAAGTTGAATTTAATCCGCCACCTCCAAAATCTCACTTACCAGAGAAAAGAAGCAGAGAAGCAGAAATCTGTAGCAAAACCGAAGGAATCTCTCATAAAATACCAAAAATTGAAACTGATTGTATAGATGATACTGAACATACAGAGCAGgtagaaaaaacaaaagaagagaagaagcaTACAAAAAATACTGAtggtattttgaaatttctaaatagAAGTAAAATGACAGAAAACACAAGATGTCAAGTCGATGAAGGTGTTTGGGAGAGTAAAGATTGTGGagcattattaatatataccTCGCATGGTGTAGAAGGTCGTTCAAAG ATCGCAGCATATGATATGGATGGaactttaataaaaacaaaatctGGTCTGGTATTTCCAAAAGATTATGATGACTGGCAACTTCTATATATCGATGTGCCTAATAAATTAAAGGAACTTCACAAGAACTCTTACAAAATAGTAATTTTCACTAATCAAGCATCGATTGGCTCTGGGAAAGTAAATACCAATTCTTTCAAGAACAAGCTGAAGAACATAGTACAGAGAATTGGAGTTCCAATGCAG ATTTTTATAGCTACTGGAAATAGCATCTACAGGAAACCGGCGCCTGGCATGTGGCAGAAATTAGAAGAA TACAATGATTCGGTGCCTATCGATAAAGACAATTCATTTTACGTGGGAGATGCAGCCGGACGAATAAAGAACTGGGCCCCGGGTAAGAAAAAGGACCATTCGTTAGCGGACAGATTACTGGCATTGAATTTAGGCTTAAAATTTTACACGCCTGAAGAACATTTTCGTGGACACCAACAAGCACAATATATATTGCCTGCCTTTAATCCAACAAATTTATCAAGTAAAGAGATATGCACAGGAAGCAGTCTAACTTCAAGCAGCCAAGAA ATCATTTTAATGGTCGGATGTCCCGGTTCAGGGAAATCTCACTTTGTACGAAATCATCTAAGTCAGTATGAATGTGTTAATAGAGATAATCTTGGTAGTTGGCAAAAATGTGTCACTGTAATGGAAAAACATCTGACTGAAAAACGTAGCGTTGTTGTGGATAATACTAATCCAGATTCTGTATCAAGGCAAAGATATATTGAAGTAGCAAAACGATATAACATCTCTGTAAGGTGTTTCATTATGTCAGTAAACGTTGATCATGCAAAACACAATAACAAG TTTCGAGAATTAACTGATCCTAGTCATGCCaaaatcaatgaaattattattaattcttaTGT AAAAAATTATCAACCACCGACTGTGGATGAAGGCTTTACAGAAATTGTTCATATAAACTTCGTACCGTCATTCCAGAAGGAAGAACATCAACAACtttatgaaatgtatttgCTCGAACACTAA